One part of the Rutidosis leptorrhynchoides isolate AG116_Rl617_1_P2 unplaced genomic scaffold, CSIRO_AGI_Rlap_v1 contig270, whole genome shotgun sequence genome encodes these proteins:
- the LOC139882441 gene encoding serine carboxypeptidase-like 7, which produces MASILSRLLLSLLVFFGTVQSQSIIKSLPGFPGDLPFKLETGYIGVGEFDDVQLFYYFIESERSPKDDPLMLWLTGGPGCSSLSGLIYEIGPLNFNYKNSSGNRPTFLLNPYSWIKVANIIFLDQPVGAGFSYSTTQEGYYSGDLRSAAETYQFLRKWLVGHPQFMSNPLYIGGDSYSGMTLPIVVTEIVNGNEVGHLPPLNIKGYLLGNPLTDVLYDLNSRVVFAHRKALISNEIYESAKNNCKGEYMRVDPENVDCGVDLQSVVKCIEKIFNAHILEPKCGTLNPTPNFLKWDRRILGDGGSEINPLALLESPGPWCRNYDYLYCYVWANDKTVQKALHIREGTKTEWIRCNESSSYAHDVIKSTDYHQNLTEKKLRALIYSGDHDMVVPYIGTMAWIETLNLSLSTDWEAWFVDGQVAGYTQQYEHDNYELTYATVKGAGHTAPEYKPKETLAMMYRWFAHYPL; this is translated from the exons ATGGCGTCCATTTTATCACGCCTCTTGTTGTCGCTGCTCGTTTTCTTCGGCACGGTCCAATCTCAGTCGATCATCAAAAGTCTACCTGGGTTCCCCGGCGATCTCCCCTTCAAGCTCGAAACCGG GTACATTGGAGTCGGAGAATTTGACGACGTGCAGCTATTTTACTACTTCATCGAGTCGGAAAGGAGTCCAAAGGACGACCCTCTGATGCTTTGGCTCACAGGAGGCCCCGGTTGCTCTAGCCTCTCCGGCCTCATCTACGAAATCG GTCCCTTAAATTTCAACTACAAGAACTCGAGTGGGAACAGGCCAACCTTCCTGCTGAATCCATATTCATGGATCAAG GTCGCAAACATAATCTTTCTGGACCAACCTGTCGGCGCTGGATTCTCCTACTCAACTACTCAAGAAGGTTATTACTCTGGCGACTTGAGATCAGCTGCCGAAACATATCAGTTCCTGCGTAAG TGGCTTGTGGGTCATCCCCAGTTTATGTCCAACCCGCTTTACATAGGCGGCGACTCTTATTCAGGCATGACGCTCCCCATCGTCGTCACGGAAATCGTTAATG GCAATGAAGTTGGACATCTTCCGCCACTGAACATCAAG GGATACCTACTTGGCAATCCCTTGACAGATGTTCTTTACGACTTGAATTCTAGGGTTGTATTCGCGCATCGAAAAGCGCTCATATCAAACGAAATCTATGAG TCGGCCAAGAACAACTGTAAGGGTGAATACATGCGTGTCGATCCGGAAAACGTGGACTGTGGAGTTGATCTTCAATCTGTTGTCAAG TGTATTGAGAAGATATTCAATGCCCATATATTGGAACCAAAGTGCGGTACACTGAATCCAACACCGAATTTCCTGAAATGGGATCGACGAATTCTCGGGGATGGCGGCTCAGAGATCAACCCCTTAGCACTGCTCGAATCTCCCGGACCGTGGTGCCGA AACTATGACTACCTGTATTGCTACGTATGGGCTAACGACAAGACTGTTCAAAAGGCGCTCCACATTCGAGAG GGGACTAAAACAGAGTGGATAAGGTGCAACGAGAGCTCATCTTACGCTCATGATGTCATTAAATCCACCGATTATCATCAAAATCTCACCGAGAAAAAACTCCGAGCCCTTATCTACAG CGGAGATCACGACATGGTTGTTCCATATATCGGCACAATGGCATGGATCGAAACTTTAAATCTCTCTCTCTCCACTGATTGGGAGGCCTGGTTCGTGGATGGTCAAGTCGCCGG GTACACCCAGCAATATGAGCATGACAACTATGAGTTGACATATGCAACCGTCAAG GGCGCCGGTCATACAGCTCCAGAATACAAGCCCAAGGAGACTCTAGCCATGATGTACAGATGGTTCGCTCATTACCCTCTCTAG